One region of Hoeflea sp. 108 genomic DNA includes:
- a CDS encoding exopolysaccharide transport family protein, whose protein sequence is MSGVQSTTGDVDVDLGQLFASLLRDWVRLVVVAVVVTALAFVFASMATRYYKAETRLLIETRESVFTRPDGNTETDRSNLDEEGVTSQVELVGSTDILKQVAKKLDLASRPEFDPAAKMSTLSRLLVLVGLKSDPNELPPEERVLKAFRENLNVYRVEKSRVIVIQFSSQDPKLAADVPNAIADVYMEFQRGAKLESNTEATDWLKPEIADLTKRVKDAESKVAAFRAESDLLVGQNNSVLSTQQLSELSSELSRVRANRSAAEANAQGVRQALKQGGSIDAMPEVLSSGLIQRLRERQVQLRNDIAELSTTLLPNHPRIKALNSQLADLNAQIRSQAEKVLTGLVNEASTASLREQQLVADLNTLKVESARASEQEVELRALEREAAAQRALLESYLTRYREATSRQDRNYLPVDARVFSRANVPSEPYFPKVVPIVGAAFVGSLLLMAIVTLLQELFSGRAMRPAAGSRVVPVAQVAMPARRAASLPDEALPQAWHSEEEPVEALAHHDLGEVPAYANDQAEPVAATAGHVGIGIEFAAEKLITSGAARAIFVSPEGDEAAATAVLVAREVADVGLRVLLLDLTASGAASRPMLDGGRYPGITNLLAAEAQFTDVIRADHYSDCDVMPIGTADPARAMRAADRLPIIMQSLTTAYDLVVVECGPADADEIHRLVGDGTEVLVSFLEHDEQVADAAAGLRAGGYEDVILVTPIGHDLPTTPQPTRSAA, encoded by the coding sequence ATGTCAGGCGTTCAGTCCACCACCGGTGATGTCGATGTCGATCTCGGCCAGCTCTTTGCCAGTCTCCTCAGGGACTGGGTGCGTTTGGTTGTCGTTGCGGTCGTTGTGACGGCGCTTGCATTCGTCTTCGCCTCGATGGCGACGCGATATTACAAGGCCGAGACACGGCTTCTGATCGAGACGCGCGAGTCGGTGTTTACGCGGCCCGACGGCAACACCGAAACCGATCGCTCCAATCTGGACGAGGAGGGGGTGACCAGCCAGGTCGAACTCGTCGGCTCGACAGACATTCTCAAGCAGGTCGCCAAGAAGCTCGATCTTGCCAGCCGTCCTGAGTTCGATCCGGCAGCCAAGATGTCGACGCTGTCGCGTCTGCTCGTGCTCGTCGGCCTGAAGAGCGATCCAAATGAATTGCCGCCTGAGGAGCGTGTCCTCAAGGCGTTTCGCGAAAACCTGAATGTCTATCGTGTCGAGAAGTCGCGCGTCATCGTCATCCAGTTCTCGTCCCAGGACCCCAAGCTCGCCGCCGATGTGCCCAACGCCATCGCCGACGTTTATATGGAGTTTCAGCGCGGCGCCAAGCTCGAGTCGAACACCGAGGCGACGGATTGGCTGAAGCCTGAGATCGCCGACCTCACCAAGCGAGTGAAGGACGCAGAGAGCAAGGTTGCCGCCTTCCGCGCCGAGTCGGACCTGCTGGTCGGCCAGAACAATTCGGTCCTGTCCACCCAGCAGCTTTCCGAGCTGTCGAGCGAGTTGTCGCGCGTTCGCGCCAACCGTTCGGCGGCCGAAGCCAATGCCCAGGGCGTGCGCCAGGCGCTGAAGCAGGGCGGCTCGATCGATGCGATGCCTGAGGTGCTGTCGTCGGGTCTGATCCAGCGGCTGCGCGAACGGCAGGTTCAACTGCGCAACGATATTGCCGAACTGTCGACGACCCTCCTGCCCAATCACCCGCGCATCAAGGCGCTGAACTCGCAACTTGCCGATCTCAATGCTCAGATCAGGTCGCAGGCCGAGAAGGTCTTGACCGGTCTGGTCAACGAGGCGAGCACCGCCTCCTTGCGCGAACAGCAGCTCGTCGCCGACCTGAACACGCTGAAAGTCGAATCAGCCCGCGCTTCCGAGCAGGAGGTCGAGCTTCGGGCTTTGGAACGCGAGGCCGCGGCCCAGCGCGCACTGCTTGAATCCTATCTCACCCGCTACCGCGAGGCGACCTCGCGTCAGGACCGCAACTACCTGCCGGTCGACGCCCGTGTCTTCTCGCGCGCCAACGTGCCATCGGAGCCATATTTCCCCAAGGTCGTGCCGATCGTGGGTGCTGCCTTCGTCGGTTCCTTGCTGCTCATGGCCATCGTCACGCTTCTGCAGGAGTTGTTCTCCGGCCGCGCCATGCGTCCGGCTGCCGGCTCGCGCGTCGTCCCGGTTGCCCAGGTGGCGATGCCGGCGCGGCGCGCTGCCAGCCTTCCCGACGAAGCGCTGCCGCAGGCATGGCATTCTGAGGAAGAGCCTGTCGAGGCCCTGGCTCACCACGATCTCGGGGAGGTGCCTGCCTATGCCAACGACCAGGCTGAGCCCGTTGCCGCGACTGCAGGCCATGTCGGCATAGGTATCGAATTCGCTGCAGAAAAGTTGATCACCAGCGGTGCCGCCCGTGCCATCTTCGTTTCACCCGAAGGCGACGAGGCTGCAGCCACGGCGGTACTGGTGGCGCGCGAGGTGGCGGATGTCGGCCTTAGGGTGCTGCTGCTCGACCTGACCGCCTCAGGCGCTGCCTCGCGGCCCATGCTCGACGGCGGCCGTTATCCTGGCATCACCAATCTGCTCGCCGCAGAGGCGCAGTTCACCGATGTCATCCGCGCCGACCATTATTCGGACTGCGATGTCATGCCGATCGGCACCGCCGATCCGGCACGCGCCATGCGCGCGGCCGACCGCCTGCCGATCATCATGCAGTCGCTGACGACGGCCTATGACCTCGTGGTGGTCGAGTGCGGGCCGGCCGATGCCGATGAAATTCATCGCCTGGTCGGCGACGGCACCGAGGTGCTGGTCAGTTTCCTCGAACATGACGAGCAGGTTGCCGATGCTGCGGCAGGCCTTCGCGCCGGTGGTTATGAGGATGTCATCCTGGTCACGCCTATCGGCCACGACCTGCCGACCACGCCGCAACCAACCCGCTCGGCGGCCTAG
- a CDS encoding GNAT family N-acetyltransferase, which yields MVDATLSRESNTVLHPTAAAAETTTVAVAPVSLEVFATYANFARKSVFAPAQSPEWVTGWAEAAKADMVVATMRSRDRPVMSLALEICRQGPFRVARFAGGKHANGNFPAADVQWLAQANLADLQKIVAAIKAARSDIDILTLERLATDFDGLPNPLLKLPSSQSPNVALAVDLDGGFEAVLGRTSGKRKRKRHRSQARKYEAIGGARRLLATTEAEVNAMLDAFFAMKEQRFGAMGITDVFGPAEVRSFFRRLFADALGQDKPAFVLHGLEVAGKYRAVTGSSRAGSRLVCEFGAIADDEIAYASPGEYLFFDNIEEACEQGFGIYDFSVGDEPYKRQWCDLEIRQADVFVPLTAKGHIYAAGLKASSRVKAAIKSNAAAWAFIKRLRTGARGKAAAPAEDD from the coding sequence ATGGTTGACGCCACCCTTTCGCGCGAAAGCAACACCGTGTTGCATCCGACGGCAGCCGCCGCGGAGACGACGACTGTTGCGGTTGCCCCGGTCTCGCTGGAGGTGTTTGCCACTTACGCGAACTTCGCCCGGAAGTCCGTCTTTGCACCGGCGCAGAGCCCGGAATGGGTTACCGGTTGGGCCGAAGCCGCCAAGGCCGACATGGTTGTCGCCACCATGCGGTCGCGGGATCGGCCTGTGATGTCGTTGGCCCTCGAAATCTGCAGGCAGGGACCTTTCCGCGTTGCCCGCTTTGCCGGCGGCAAGCATGCCAACGGTAATTTTCCCGCTGCCGACGTGCAATGGCTGGCGCAGGCAAACCTGGCCGATCTGCAGAAGATCGTCGCAGCCATCAAGGCGGCGCGATCGGACATCGACATTCTGACGCTCGAACGCCTGGCCACCGACTTCGACGGCCTGCCCAATCCACTGCTCAAGCTGCCATCGTCGCAAAGCCCCAACGTGGCTCTGGCGGTCGATCTCGACGGCGGTTTCGAGGCAGTGCTTGGCCGCACCAGCGGTAAGCGCAAACGCAAGCGCCATCGCAGCCAGGCGCGCAAATACGAGGCGATCGGCGGGGCAAGACGCCTATTGGCCACGACCGAAGCCGAAGTGAACGCCATGCTCGATGCCTTCTTCGCCATGAAGGAACAGCGCTTCGGCGCGATGGGCATCACCGACGTTTTCGGCCCAGCCGAGGTCCGCAGCTTTTTCCGCCGTCTGTTTGCGGATGCGCTTGGCCAGGACAAGCCGGCCTTCGTGCTGCACGGGCTGGAGGTTGCCGGCAAATACCGCGCCGTCACCGGCTCAAGCCGTGCCGGCAGCCGGCTGGTCTGCGAGTTTGGGGCGATCGCCGACGACGAAATCGCCTATGCCAGTCCCGGCGAATATCTGTTTTTCGACAACATCGAGGAAGCCTGCGAACAAGGTTTCGGCATCTACGATTTCAGCGTCGGCGACGAGCCCTACAAGCGCCAGTGGTGCGATCTCGAAATACGCCAGGCAGATGTTTTCGTGCCACTTACGGCCAAGGGCCACATCTATGCCGCCGGCCTCAAGGCAAGCTCGCGCGTCAAGGCGGCGATCAAGAGCAATGCCGCGGCATGGGCCTTCATCAAGCGCCTGCGCACCGGAGCGCGCGGCAAAGCCGCAGCACCGGCCGAAGACGATTGA